The genomic region ATTTATAGGAAATATAATGTTTTATTTGGCGTTTATTATATTTAAATTTTCATTTGTTGGAGTTTATCCTTTGGTTTTATCTTTGGGATGTATAAAATACAATATGTATATTGTGTTAATCGCTAATCTTGTATATTTATTATGTATACCGGTATTAGCTAATATATTTAATATAAATGGTATTATAATTTCACAGTTTATACAGGTTTCATTTGTTATATTTATGCAAATTTTTATTATAAATAGGAAATTAAGACTTAAAGTTTAATTTGCTTTGATAGACTATAAAAATATTATATGTTAAAATTATTTCGTTAATATATAAGGTATTAAATGGGGGATTGTATTGGAAAATATATATTTATTAGATGTTAATATGGATACTCATTTTATACAAATTTATAAAAAATATAAAAAGTCAATTATTTATGAAATATTAAAAAGGACTTTAGACATAATTGTATCACTGATATCTTTAATAATTTTATCTCCAATTTTATTAATTGTAGCATTATTAGTTAAAGCGGATTCTAAAGGTCCAGTTATATTTTCTCAACCTAGAGTTGGGAAAAATGGTAAAATTTTTAAAATGTATAAATTTAGATCTATGGTTGAGAATGCAGAGGATATATTAAGAGAGCTAAAAAGTAAAAATGAAATGTCTGGACCAATGTTTAAAATAAAACATGATCCGCGGGTTACTAGGATAGGGAGATTTATAAGGAAAACTAGTTTAGATGAATTACCACAACTTATAAATGTGTTAAAGGGAGATATGTCATTAGTTGGGCCAAGACCTAATCTACCGAGAGAGGTTAAGCAATTTGATAAATGGATGCTTGACAAATTGGTTGTTAGACCAGGATTAACGTGTTTTTGGCAAGTTATGGGAAGAAATTCTATTGGTTTTATTGAATGGATGAAATTGGATATTAAGTACGTTGAAGAACGGAATTTGATATTGGATATAGTTCTTATAATTAAGACTTTTAGGGTGCTGTTTGGTGATAAAACAGCAAGTTAATAGGGGAGATGTTAAAATATATGTTATGTGCTATTATAATGGCTGGTGGTAAGGGAACCCGATTTTGGCCACTATCTACGGAGGAAAAACCCAAGCAATTTCTAAACCTTTTAGGCGATAGGACTATGATAAAAATGACATATGATAGAATAAGTAGAGTTGTGCCTAAAGAAAGAATATTTATTTCTACTAGTTTAAAATATAAAGATTTAGTTTTAGAACAATTAGATGGTATTTTACCTCAAAATATAATAGTTGAACCTGAATCTCGCAATACATCAGCGTGTGTTTGTTTATCTAATTTATATGTAAAAAAGAAGTTTAATAATTGTAATGTTATAGTATTACCTTCAGATCATTTAATAAATGATGAGGAGGTTTTTATAGATGCTATATTAGATGCTAATGAGTTTTTATATAATAATGATAGAAGCATTATTACTTTTGGTATTAGACCTGACAGACCAGAAACTGGATATGGTTACATAAATTCTGATTTTAATAGTTTTTCTAAGATAAATAAAGTTAATTCGTTTGTGGAAAAACCGGATTATGATACTGCTTTAAAATATTTGGATGCAGGAAATTATTATTGGAATAGTGGTATTTTTATTTGGAATGTAAATTTAATTTTGGATCTAATAGATAAATTTTTAAATAATACATATAAGGTTTTAAGTCCAATTCTTTATCTTAACCAAGATGAATGTAATGCATTTGTAAATGATAATTATAGTTTAACAGATAACGTTTCAATTGATTATAGTGTCATGGAAAAATATAATAATATTTTTGTTATTGAGGGTAATTTTGGTTGGGATGATGTTGGAAGTTGGTCTAGTATTGATCGGTATAGTAAGAAAGATGTAGATGGAAATGTTTTAAACTCTGCAGGAGTTTTAATGAAATCTAATAATAATACTATATTGACAAAAAAGAAGATTTTGTTAAATAATGTTAATGATTTAATAATTGTAGAAACAGATGATTATATAGTGGTTTCATCTAAAAAACATGCTCAAGATATAAGATTTGCGCAAGACTATATGTAATTTTAATGGGTTAGTTATTAAATAATAATTAGCCCTTTTTATTTTAAGGAGTGGTATATTATGAGATTTTCTTTAATAATGGCTACATTGGGTAGATTTGATGAAATAAGAATATTTTTAGATTCAATAGATTTACAAAATTATACTGATTTTGAACTTATTATAGTTGATCAAAATGAGGAGAATATTTTAGGGGATATAATATTACCCTATAAGAAAAAATTTTACATAAATCATATAAGAATAAAAGAGAAAGGATTATCTTTAGCAAGGAATGTAGGTATTAAATATGCTAAAGGGGATATTATTGCATTTCCAGATGATGATTGTATATATAGTTTGGGTATACTTGATTTTGTAAATAAGTTTTTTATAGAGAATAAAAATGTAGATTTCTTAACTTTTAGATTAAGGGATAAAGAAACTGGTGATGATGCTAATTTAAGATGGTATAATAGAGATGTTGAAATAACTAGCAAGAATATTTTTAGAACAGTTATAAGTCCGTCTATATTTATAAGAGTTAAAAATATAAATGATGTATTTTTTGACGAGAATCTTGGGGTTGGAAGAAGATATGGATCAGGAGAAGAAAGTGATATGGTTTTAGAGTTGTTATACAGAGGATATAAAGGTATGTTTTTAAATAATTTTATAATATACCATCCAAATAAAAAGGATTCTATTAATAAAATTTACTCATATGGACTTGGATATGGTGCAACATTGAAGAAACATGTTAAACTTCGAAGAGGTAATAATTTGATTTTTGATTATCTAATTATTGATTCTGTCATAAAACCCATTTTTGGGATGGTTATCAATATAGCAAAATTTAATAACGAAGGATTTATTCTATATAAGGAACGAATGAGATCGAGAATTAAGGGTTATTTAGAATATGAGATTTAATAAAGGGGGATGTTGATGTGTCACTAATAAAAAAAGCGGTAATTCCAATAGCAGGTTTTGGTACTAGATTTTTACCTATAACTAAATCTGTACCTAAGGAAATGATACCTATTTTAGATAAACCGACTATACATTATATTGTAGAAGAGGCGGTTAATTCAGGTATTACAGATATATTATTCGTTACGAGTAAACATAAAAAATGTATTGAAGATTATTTTGATAATTTTAAAGAATTGGAGAATGTTTTAGAGTTATCTGGAAATTATGAAATGTTAAATATAATTAAAGATATATCTAATATGGCTAATATAAGTTTTGTTAGACAAAAGGAGCAGAAGGGATTAGGTCATGCAATATATCATGCTAAAGCTTTTGTGGGTTCAGATCCATTTTGTGTATTACTTGGAGATGATTTAATTTACAATGATAATAAACCTTGTTTGAAACAATTGATAGATATACATGATGATTATGGGGGAAGTGTGATAGGAGTTCAAAAGGTTGATTTTAAAGATGTAGATAAGTATGGTATTATTGATGGTGTAGAAGTTTATAAGGATTTATATGAGGTTAAAAATTTAATTGAAAAACCTCATGTAGATCATGCTCCAAGTAACATAGCTATTCTTGGTAGATATATAATAAGTCCCAGTATATTTGAGTTTTTAGAGGAAGGTTTGGTAGGTAAAGGTGGAGAAATACAATTGACTGATTCTATATTAAAATTGCTTACAAATGAAAAGGTATATGCTTATGATTTTGAAGGAATTAGGTATGATATAGGAAATAAGTTAGGATATTTGGAAGCAACAATTGATTATGCATTAAGAGATAATAGTATAAATAGAGATTTAACAAGGTATTTAAAAGAGAGGTAAGTTTATGATTGATATAGAGCTAGATAATGATTTAATAGTTGATTATAATAAAAGTCTTTTAATAATAATTGATATGCTTAAAGGATTTACAGATATTGGTAATTTAAAGAGTAGATATATATCGAATATAGCATTAGATATAAGAGGTTATAGTAATAGATTTTCTAATATTATTGCCATAAATGATAATCATGGAAATAGTGATTGTGAGTTTAATCTTTATCCAGCTCATTGTATAGATGGTACAAAAGAAAGTGAACTTTGTGATGAATTAATAGACCTAGATTTTGATTATATACTTTATAAAAATTCAACTAATGGATTTTTTTCATATAATTTTTCAAATGTATTTAATGATTATATAGAGAATAATTTTAATTTTATAGTTACAGGGTGTTGCACAGATATATGTATATTACAATTTTGTTTAACGTTTAAGGCGTATTTAAATCACATAAATAAAAATCTTGATATAATAGTTCCTGTTAATTTGGTAGAAACATATGATGATATTAATCATCCGAGAGATGAATTAGCGAAGTTTTCACTATATTTCATGAAAAATATGGGTATAAGGTTAATAAATACTCATATATAAATTATTAATTATATACTTAAAAATATATTGAAAATTGTATAAACTTACTGAAATTAGAAATAATTTATATAAAAGGATTTATTTGTAATTAGGAGGAACATTTAAATTGAATAAGATATTGTTAGTTGGGCGACTCGTTAAAGATCCTGAGCAACGAATTATTGAAGATTCTCAAAAAGCTTTAATAAAGATAATTATAGCTGTGAATAGAGATTATAAGGAACCAGATGGTGAGAGAAAAGCTGATTTTATACCAGTTTCTTTTTGGGGTAAAAAAGGAGAGATTATTCTTAAACACCTGCATAAGGGAGATCTTATAAGTGTAGGTGGAAGACTTAGAATGGGATCTTATGTAGATAAAGACGGTAATAAAAAATATATAAGTGATGTTGTTGCTGAGGATTTTAAATTTGTGAGAAATCAATTTAAGGTTGAAACAAAAGTTCAATAAAATATTTAAATATAGAGGCATTAAATCACTTTTATCTTTGAATATATAAAAAGGAACCACTTTTATGTTAAGGTGGTCCTTTTTGTTTGGATAAATAATTTTTATAATTATTTATTTTAATATTTATTTTTTATTAATAGATATAAATAATTTTTCTTTAAACGCACGTCCAAAATTATAAGCATCCTTTAAATCTTCTTCACACGGTTTGAAATTTATTTTAAGGGATGGGGTTAGAAGTTTCATTTTTAATTCTTTAAGCCTAGATTCAGTATTAGGAACACCCTCTCCACTCCATCCATAAGAACCAAAGGCTGCAGCGACTTTTCCACCGTGGATTATTGGATTTAAATGTGTTAATAAATCACGAATAGGTTCTAGCATATCTGAATTTATTGTTGGTGTACCAAACAATAAACCATCCGCTGAATTTATTTCATCTAATAATTTGTTTTTATCATGACTTATAACATCATACAATTTTACATCTACGTCATCATTTTCACATATAGATTTTGAAATTGTTTCGGCAAGAGTTGCTGTATAACCATACGCAGATACGTAACATATAACAACTTTTGGCTTTTCATTTTTAGGTTGAGGAGTACTCCACGCTTTGTATAAGGATATTATTTTTTGTATATCTCTCCTTAAAATAGGACCATGACCCGGACAAATATAATCTATTTCTAATTTTTTAATCTTATCTAGAGCTTTAAGCATAAATGATTTGAATGGTCCGAATATGCAGTCATAATAGTATTTTAGTGCATCCATATAATCTTCATAATTTTCAACGGAGTCATCAAAAATATTTTCTGTACAATAATGAGCTCCAAATGAATCACAAGTTATTAGAGTATTTAATTCTTCAATATATGTGTATATAGTATCTGGCCAATGTAAAAATGGAGCAGATATAAATTTAAGAGTTTTATCACCTAGAGATATTACTGAATCTTGGGTTGCTTCTAGATATTTAAAATCTTTATTAGCAACTTTTTTTAGATATTTTATGGCAGTTGGTGATGCTACGATAGTTATATTTGGACAAAGATCTATCATTTTTTCAACAGATCCTGCATGATCTGGTTCAGTATGGCTAACTATTAAATAGTCAATTTTTTCAAGATGTATATTAGTTTCTTTTAGTCTTTCAATATATTGATCGAAAAATTGAGCTTTGACAGTCTCAAAAATAGCAGTTTTTTCAGTACCTGTAACCACATATGAATTATACGTTGTACCGTAAGGCGTGTTCATTATTATATCAAACACTCTAAGTTCTGGGTCGAGGGCACCT from Candidatus Arthromitus sp. SFB-mouse-Japan harbors:
- a CDS encoding sugar transferase → MENIYLLDVNMDTHFIQIYKKYKKSIIYEILKRTLDIIVSLISLIILSPILLIVALLVKADSKGPVIFSQPRVGKNGKIFKMYKFRSMVENAEDILRELKSKNEMSGPMFKIKHDPRVTRIGRFIRKTSLDELPQLINVLKGDMSLVGPRPNLPREVKQFDKWMLDKLVVRPGLTCFWQVMGRNSIGFIEWMKLDIKYVEERNLILDIVLIIKTFRVLFGDKTAS
- a CDS encoding mannose-1-phosphate guanylyltransferase, which codes for MLCAIIMAGGKGTRFWPLSTEEKPKQFLNLLGDRTMIKMTYDRISRVVPKERIFISTSLKYKDLVLEQLDGILPQNIIVEPESRNTSACVCLSNLYVKKKFNNCNVIVLPSDHLINDEEVFIDAILDANEFLYNNDRSIITFGIRPDRPETGYGYINSDFNSFSKINKVNSFVEKPDYDTALKYLDAGNYYWNSGIFIWNVNLILDLIDKFLNNTYKVLSPILYLNQDECNAFVNDNYSLTDNVSIDYSVMEKYNNIFVIEGNFGWDDVGSWSSIDRYSKKDVDGNVLNSAGVLMKSNNNTILTKKKILLNNVNDLIIVETDDYIVVSSKKHAQDIRFAQDYM
- a CDS encoding glycosyltransferase family A protein, whose amino-acid sequence is MRFSLIMATLGRFDEIRIFLDSIDLQNYTDFELIIVDQNEENILGDIILPYKKKFYINHIRIKEKGLSLARNVGIKYAKGDIIAFPDDDCIYSLGILDFVNKFFIENKNVDFLTFRLRDKETGDDANLRWYNRDVEITSKNIFRTVISPSIFIRVKNINDVFFDENLGVGRRYGSGEESDMVLELLYRGYKGMFLNNFIIYHPNKKDSINKIYSYGLGYGATLKKHVKLRRGNNLIFDYLIIDSVIKPIFGMVINIAKFNNEGFILYKERMRSRIKGYLEYEI
- the galU gene encoding UTP--glucose-1-phosphate uridylyltransferase GalU, with the translated sequence MSLIKKAVIPIAGFGTRFLPITKSVPKEMIPILDKPTIHYIVEEAVNSGITDILFVTSKHKKCIEDYFDNFKELENVLELSGNYEMLNIIKDISNMANISFVRQKEQKGLGHAIYHAKAFVGSDPFCVLLGDDLIYNDNKPCLKQLIDIHDDYGGSVIGVQKVDFKDVDKYGIIDGVEVYKDLYEVKNLIEKPHVDHAPSNIAILGRYIISPSIFEFLEEGLVGKGGEIQLTDSILKLLTNEKVYAYDFEGIRYDIGNKLGYLEATIDYALRDNSINRDLTRYLKER
- a CDS encoding cysteine hydrolase family protein — protein: MIDIELDNDLIVDYNKSLLIIIDMLKGFTDIGNLKSRYISNIALDIRGYSNRFSNIIAINDNHGNSDCEFNLYPAHCIDGTKESELCDELIDLDFDYILYKNSTNGFFSYNFSNVFNDYIENNFNFIVTGCCTDICILQFCLTFKAYLNHINKNLDIIVPVNLVETYDDINHPRDELAKFSLYFMKNMGIRLINTHI
- a CDS encoding single-stranded DNA-binding protein produces the protein MNKILLVGRLVKDPEQRIIEDSQKALIKIIIAVNRDYKEPDGERKADFIPVSFWGKKGEIILKHLHKGDLISVGGRLRMGSYVDKDGNKKYISDVVAEDFKFVRNQFKVETKVQ
- a CDS encoding FprA family A-type flavoprotein, producing MRSYKIQDDLLWVGALDPELRVFDIIMNTPYGTTYNSYVVTGTEKTAIFETVKAQFFDQYIERLKETNIHLEKIDYLIVSHTEPDHAGSVEKMIDLCPNITIVASPTAIKYLKKVANKDFKYLEATQDSVISLGDKTLKFISAPFLHWPDTIYTYIEELNTLITCDSFGAHYCTENIFDDSVENYEDYMDALKYYYDCIFGPFKSFMLKALDKIKKLEIDYICPGHGPILRRDIQKIISLYKAWSTPQPKNEKPKVVICYVSAYGYTATLAETISKSICENDDVDVKLYDVISHDKNKLLDEINSADGLLFGTPTINSDMLEPIRDLLTHLNPIIHGGKVAAAFGSYGWSGEGVPNTESRLKELKMKLLTPSLKINFKPCEEDLKDAYNFGRAFKEKLFISINKK